The following proteins are encoded in a genomic region of Streptococcus constellatus subsp. constellatus:
- a CDS encoding BglG family transcription antiterminator, with the protein MILLDQTSCDLLRYLIQLKEPETIMTISRATNQSRRKIYYHLEKINDALAEVGEMISSRPRVGIVLTAQQKELCQSLLEGVDSYSYVMSMTERMQLTVLYICVANKRVTIEKLMELTEVSRNTVLNDLNEIRNQLASEQYQVNLTSTKAQGYLLKCHPLNKIQYVHSLLYHIFAEGNHSFVTILTKKIRNFVGDEILLSDDLQNFLNQRVQDVEQDLGKKINRHEIKFMLQVLPYLLLSCRNMALSEEEQEDLKREFTLIRKRIEYQAAKHLNNNLGATFGLKLNDIEISLLTVLLLSYRKDRDIHATSQDFVQLKEAIDEFIWRFEVSSHFEIENKEDLLRNLLTHCKALLFRKTYGILSKNPLTRQIKEKYADLFAVTKSCSVILEEAWLISLTDDEVAYLALHMGGFLKHNRAEKQDAKRIYLVCDEGVAVQKLLLKQCLYHLPNENLSAVFTTEQFKSVEDILDVDLLITTNDGLETTLPTIQVQPILDYEDVLNITSFVKDQALSTKGVRFSQELEHLLASYIKDSTRTQELKNKIQKLVNEELLSTSTEE; encoded by the coding sequence ATGATACTATTGGACCAGACAAGTTGTGACTTACTAAGATACCTCATTCAGCTGAAAGAGCCAGAAACGATTATGACGATTTCACGGGCAACCAATCAATCGCGGAGGAAGATTTATTATCATTTGGAAAAAATCAATGACGCTTTGGCAGAGGTTGGTGAAATGATTAGCAGTCGTCCGAGGGTAGGGATTGTCTTAACTGCACAGCAAAAAGAGTTATGCCAATCCTTGCTGGAAGGAGTCGATTCTTATAGTTATGTCATGAGCATGACCGAGCGCATGCAGTTGACTGTTCTGTATATTTGTGTTGCAAACAAGCGTGTCACCATTGAAAAACTGATGGAATTGACCGAGGTGTCTCGGAATACCGTTCTTAATGATTTGAACGAAATCCGCAATCAGTTAGCTTCAGAGCAGTATCAAGTCAACCTTACATCCACAAAAGCGCAAGGATATCTTTTGAAATGTCATCCACTCAATAAAATCCAATATGTACATTCTCTCTTGTATCACATTTTTGCAGAGGGAAATCATAGTTTTGTTACGATTTTAACAAAGAAGATAAGGAATTTTGTTGGTGATGAGATTCTTCTGTCGGATGATTTACAAAACTTTCTTAACCAAAGGGTACAAGATGTAGAGCAAGACTTAGGTAAGAAAATCAATCGCCATGAAATCAAATTTATGTTGCAAGTCTTACCATATCTTCTGTTGAGCTGTCGAAATATGGCTTTAAGTGAGGAAGAACAGGAAGATTTGAAGCGTGAGTTTACCTTGATTCGCAAGCGGATTGAATATCAAGCAGCTAAACATTTGAATAACAATTTAGGGGCGACATTTGGCTTGAAACTAAATGATATTGAGATTTCACTCTTAACTGTTCTTTTGCTTTCTTACCGGAAAGATCGGGATATTCATGCAACCAGTCAAGATTTTGTCCAATTAAAAGAAGCGATTGATGAGTTTATCTGGCGTTTTGAAGTTAGTTCGCACTTTGAAATTGAAAATAAAGAAGATTTGTTGCGGAATTTATTGACGCATTGCAAAGCTCTACTATTTCGTAAAACCTACGGCATTCTGTCTAAAAATCCATTGACACGACAGATCAAGGAAAAATATGCAGATTTGTTTGCAGTCACTAAATCTTGTTCTGTGATTTTAGAGGAAGCTTGGCTTATTTCATTAACCGATGATGAAGTTGCTTACCTTGCCTTGCACATGGGTGGATTCTTAAAACATAATCGTGCTGAAAAACAAGATGCCAAACGGATTTATTTAGTCTGTGATGAAGGAGTAGCTGTGCAGAAATTGCTACTCAAACAGTGCTTGTATCATTTACCAAATGAAAATTTAAGTGCTGTTTTTACGACAGAACAATTCAAAAGCGTTGAAGACATTTTAGATGTGGATTTATTAATTACGACAAATGACGGATTGGAAACCACTCTACCAACGATCCAGGTTCAGCCCATTTTGGATTACGAGGACGTATTGAATATTACTTCTTTTGTCAAAGATCAAGCTCTTTCGACTAAAGGAGTACGATTTAGTCAAGAGTTAGAGCACCTTTTAGCGTCTTACATCAAAGATTCAACTCGCACACAAGAGCTGAAAAATAAAATTCAAAAACTTGTAAACGAAGAATTATTATCAACTTCAACGGAAGAATGA
- a CDS encoding L-ribulose-5-phosphate 4-epimerase has translation MLVPELRERVYKANMELPEHGLVKFTWGNVSAIDREKGLIVIKPSGVAYENLSPENMVVTDLDGNIVEGNLNPSSDLPTHVELYKAFLEVGGIVHTHSTEGVAWAQAGRDIPCYGTTHADTFYGAIPCARALTTEEINGEYEKETGKVIVEEFAKRSLDPLAVAGVTVRNHGPFAWGKDEKSAVYNAVVLEEAARMARYTEAINPTVAEVPQELKDKHYLRKHGKNAYYGQKK, from the coding sequence ATGTTAGTACCAGAATTACGAGAACGTGTCTATAAAGCCAATATGGAGCTTCCAGAGCACGGATTAGTGAAGTTTACTTGGGGAAATGTTTCGGCGATTGACCGCGAGAAAGGTTTGATTGTCATCAAACCTTCTGGTGTGGCGTATGAAAATCTATCTCCAGAAAATATGGTTGTGACAGATTTGGATGGCAATATTGTCGAAGGTAATCTCAATCCGTCATCAGATTTGCCGACGCATGTTGAGTTGTATAAAGCATTCCTAGAGGTTGGCGGTATTGTCCATACGCACTCGACAGAAGGTGTGGCTTGGGCTCAAGCAGGACGTGATATTCCTTGTTATGGCACGACGCATGCTGACACTTTCTACGGTGCTATTCCTTGCGCTCGTGCTTTGACAACTGAAGAAATCAATGGCGAGTATGAAAAAGAAACTGGTAAAGTCATTGTTGAAGAATTTGCCAAGCGTAGCTTAGATCCACTCGCAGTAGCAGGTGTAACCGTCCGCAACCACGGACCATTTGCTTGGGGGAAGGATGAAAAGTCTGCTGTTTATAATGCAGTTGTACTTGAAGAAGCTGCTCGCATGGCACGCTATACGGAAGCTATCAATCCAACTGTTGCAGAAGTACCGCAAGAGCTCAAAGATAAGCATTACCTGCGGAAACATGGCAAGAATGCTTACTACGGACAGAAAAAGTAA
- a CDS encoding L-ribulose-5-phosphate 3-epimerase, translating into MARPIGIYEKATPKHFSWQERLEFAKEMGFDFVEMSVDESDARLARLTWSKKERLELVKAIYDTGVRIPSICFSGHRRYPLGSNNPELEAKSLETMKQCIELAQDLGVRVIQLAGYDVYYEEKSSETRVRFLKNLRRACDWAEQAQVMLAIEIMDDPFINSIEKYLAVAKEINSPYLFVYPDTGNVSAWHNDLWSEFYLGHQAIAALHLKDTYAVTEHSKGQFRDVPFGKGCVNWEEMFAVLKKTNYQGPFLIEMWSENCETVEETKAAIKEAQDFLYPLIEKAGL; encoded by the coding sequence ATGGCACGTCCAATTGGAATTTATGAAAAGGCGACACCGAAACATTTTTCTTGGCAAGAACGGTTAGAATTTGCCAAAGAAATGGGCTTTGATTTTGTGGAAATGTCGGTTGATGAGTCAGATGCTCGGCTGGCACGTCTCACTTGGTCCAAAAAAGAACGTCTAGAGCTTGTCAAAGCCATCTATGATACCGGTGTGCGGATTCCCAGCATATGCTTTAGCGGTCATCGGCGTTATCCATTAGGCTCAAACAATCCTGAACTAGAAGCTAAATCGCTTGAAACGATGAAACAATGTATCGAATTAGCACAGGATTTAGGCGTGCGGGTCATTCAATTAGCCGGCTATGATGTTTATTATGAAGAAAAATCGTCTGAAACACGCGTTCGTTTCTTAAAAAATCTGCGACGAGCATGTGATTGGGCTGAGCAGGCGCAGGTCATGCTGGCGATTGAAATTATGGATGACCCATTTATCAACAGCATTGAAAAATATCTGGCTGTGGCGAAAGAAATCAATTCGCCTTATCTCTTTGTCTATCCAGATACAGGTAATGTTTCTGCTTGGCATAATGACCTTTGGAGTGAATTTTACCTTGGTCATCAGGCAATTGCTGCGCTGCACTTAAAAGATACCTATGCCGTGACGGAGCATTCTAAAGGGCAATTTCGAGATGTACCTTTTGGCAAAGGTTGTGTCAACTGGGAAGAAATGTTTGCCGTTTTGAAAAAAACCAACTACCAAGGACCGTTTTTGATTGAAATGTGGTCTGAAAATTGTGAAACGGTGGAAGAAACCAAAGCAGCTATCAAAGAAGCGCAGGATTTCCTTTATCCACTCATTGAGAAAGCAGGGTTATGA